One Thalassospira marina DNA window includes the following coding sequences:
- a CDS encoding IclR family transcriptional regulator encodes MSDEKGVDAVERALSLLDCFDGHSETLGLAELSKRTGFYKSTILRLAVSLEKFGYIRRQADGQFRLGATVWRLGSLYRRGFNLGDIIRPELKILADEIGETASFYVREGESRVCLFRSEPMRAIRHNVNEGAQFPLTAGASARVLMAWSKDSPESGNEAAIREAGYAVSKGERDSEVAAVAVPVFWNDGAIAGAVSVSGLITRFDDALIAKCATALKESVQRLDRGGALVR; translated from the coding sequence ATGTCTGACGAAAAGGGGGTCGATGCAGTAGAACGGGCCTTAAGCCTGCTTGACTGCTTTGACGGACATTCTGAAACCCTGGGATTGGCCGAGCTTTCCAAGCGCACGGGCTTTTACAAAAGCACGATCCTGCGGCTGGCGGTATCGCTGGAAAAATTCGGCTATATCCGCCGGCAGGCCGATGGCCAGTTCCGGCTTGGGGCTACTGTCTGGCGGCTGGGTTCCCTGTATCGGCGCGGGTTTAATCTGGGCGATATCATCCGCCCGGAACTTAAAATTCTGGCTGATGAAATTGGCGAAACGGCCTCGTTTTACGTCCGCGAGGGTGAAAGCCGCGTGTGCCTGTTTCGCAGTGAACCGATGCGCGCCATTCGCCATAATGTAAATGAAGGGGCGCAATTTCCCCTAACAGCAGGGGCCAGCGCCCGGGTTTTGATGGCCTGGTCAAAGGACAGCCCTGAAAGCGGAAACGAAGCTGCCATTCGCGAGGCTGGCTATGCCGTTTCAAAGGGCGAACGTGATTCCGAGGTGGCGGCGGTTGCCGTGCCGGTTTTCTGGAATGATGGCGCAATTGCCGGGGCGGTTTCGGTTTCGGGCCTGATCACCCGGTTTGACGATGCCCTGATTGCCAAATGCGCGACGGCCCTGAAGGAATCGGTTCAGCGGCTGGATCGCGGCGGGGCGCTGGTGCGTTAA
- a CDS encoding tripartite tricarboxylate transporter permease, with amino-acid sequence MDVFSQLADGFAVALTFQNLALALVGCFLGTIIGALPGLGPSNGVAILIPVAFTLGLPATPALILLTSVYYGAMYGGRISSILLNIPGDEPALMTTLDGYPMAKKGQAGEALALSGIASFVGAFFATWGLVFLAPQLVKVALLFGPAEYFALFSLAFATLGGIASQNQAKAVIAAMIGLGIAMVGVDHQTGVPRMTFNNIHLYEGIDFLVAIVGLFAISEVLLFLEHKAGAAPSEANQKLARVTAPFSMLKDTAGTMGRSTIIGFLAGVLPGAGASLGSFVSYTVEKKISDKKGTFGTGDPRGVAAPEAGNNAAAGGALVPMLALGVPGSGTTAVLLAMLMALNITPGPLLFTQRPDVVWGLIAALFIGNIMLLCLNIPLVGLFVRVLRVPSKYLMPAVTMISFVGIYGISGSTFDLLMMIIFGVIGYVLRKLNIPTVPIILGILLGNEMEKNLRRALEISNGDVNILWGSWLTIAIWVLAIAGFIAPFVVGRFLRPKKDPTVAP; translated from the coding sequence ATGGATGTATTCTCTCAACTCGCCGATGGGTTTGCCGTCGCCCTGACATTCCAGAATCTGGCACTCGCCCTGGTCGGCTGTTTCCTTGGCACCATCATTGGCGCCCTGCCCGGTCTGGGCCCGTCCAACGGTGTCGCCATTCTGATCCCGGTTGCCTTTACACTGGGCCTGCCTGCGACACCCGCCCTGATCCTGCTGACCTCGGTTTATTACGGGGCCATGTATGGCGGGCGTATTTCTTCGATCCTGCTGAATATTCCCGGTGACGAACCGGCCCTGATGACCACCCTTGATGGTTATCCCATGGCCAAGAAGGGGCAGGCGGGCGAAGCCCTTGCCCTGTCGGGCATTGCCTCCTTCGTGGGTGCGTTTTTTGCCACCTGGGGTCTGGTGTTCCTAGCACCCCAGCTTGTGAAGGTCGCCCTGCTGTTTGGCCCGGCTGAATATTTTGCCCTGTTCTCGCTGGCTTTTGCCACCCTGGGCGGGATTGCCTCGCAAAACCAGGCCAAGGCGGTGATTGCCGCCATGATCGGTCTGGGTATTGCCATGGTCGGTGTTGACCACCAGACCGGTGTGCCGCGCATGACCTTTAACAATATCCACCTTTATGAAGGCATCGACTTCCTGGTGGCGATTGTTGGTCTGTTTGCGATTTCCGAAGTTCTGCTGTTCCTTGAACACAAGGCCGGTGCCGCACCCAGCGAAGCCAACCAGAAGCTTGCCCGTGTCACGGCACCGTTCTCGATGCTTAAAGACACAGCGGGCACCATGGGCCGCAGCACCATTATCGGCTTTCTCGCCGGTGTTCTGCCTGGTGCGGGTGCATCGCTTGGTTCTTTTGTGTCCTACACGGTGGAAAAAAAGATCAGCGATAAAAAAGGCACCTTTGGTACCGGGGACCCGCGCGGGGTTGCCGCACCGGAAGCGGGCAACAATGCCGCGGCCGGTGGTGCACTGGTGCCGATGCTGGCCCTGGGTGTTCCCGGTTCGGGGACCACGGCGGTTCTGCTTGCCATGCTGATGGCCCTGAACATCACGCCCGGTCCGCTTCTGTTTACCCAGCGTCCCGATGTGGTCTGGGGCCTGATTGCCGCCTTGTTTATCGGCAATATCATGTTGCTGTGCCTGAACATTCCGCTGGTCGGTCTGTTTGTGCGTGTGCTGCGGGTTCCGAGCAAATATCTGATGCCTGCCGTCACCATGATTTCGTTTGTCGGTATTTACGGCATTTCGGGATCGACCTTTGATCTTCTGATGATGATCATTTTCGGGGTGATCGGTTATGTGCTGCGCAAGCTCAATATCCCGACAGTGCCAATCATTCTGGGCATTCTGCTGGGCAATGAGATGGAAAAGAACCTGCGCCGTGCGCTGGAGATTTCCAATGGGGATGTCAATATCCTGTGGGGATCGTGGCTGACGATTGCCATCTGGGTTCTCGCCATTGCCGGCTTTATTGCGCCATTCGTGGTTGGTCGTTTCCTGCGCCCCAAAAAAGACCCGACTGTTGCGCCGTAA
- a CDS encoding CaiB/BaiF CoA transferase family protein: protein MMQRPLQGIRVLDLTNVLAGPFCCHQLAHMGAEVIKVEAPGRGDLARQLGADPELSKKNMGISFLAQNAGKKSVTLNLKHPEGKKLLKRLVETADVLVENFRPGVMDRLELGYETLRDVNPRLIYCAISGFGQAGPWLHRPAYDQIIQGASGVMSITGDDQSAPLRAGYPIADTIGGLTAALAIAGALNAPERGTFIDVSMLEATIATMGWAVSNYLIGGIEPTANGNENLTSAPSGTFETADNPLNIAANKDEQWEALARHLGREELLTQPQYATREDRKANRAALKLDLEKSLRTRPARDWARELNEIGVPAGAVFSVPEILAHPQIADRGMLATFSDTPGVDRDITIVRTGFKIDGEAPDVATPPPGLGQHNDEIYHSLGIDDEALAKLKKEGTL, encoded by the coding sequence ATGATGCAACGACCGCTACAGGGCATTCGTGTCCTTGACCTGACCAATGTTCTGGCCGGACCATTTTGCTGCCATCAGCTTGCCCATATGGGGGCCGAGGTCATCAAGGTTGAAGCACCAGGCCGGGGCGATCTTGCCCGGCAATTGGGGGCTGACCCCGAATTAAGCAAAAAGAACATGGGCATTTCCTTTCTGGCACAAAATGCCGGCAAGAAATCCGTGACGCTGAATCTTAAACACCCGGAAGGCAAAAAGCTTTTAAAGCGGCTGGTTGAAACCGCCGATGTGCTGGTTGAAAATTTCCGCCCCGGTGTTATGGACCGCCTGGAACTGGGTTATGAAACCCTGCGCGACGTGAACCCCAGGCTGATTTATTGTGCCATTTCCGGCTTTGGCCAGGCGGGACCGTGGCTGCATCGCCCCGCCTATGACCAGATCATCCAGGGCGCATCGGGTGTCATGTCCATTACCGGCGATGACCAAAGTGCGCCTTTGCGCGCCGGTTACCCGATTGCCGATACCATTGGCGGGCTGACGGCCGCCCTTGCCATTGCCGGGGCGCTGAATGCCCCGGAACGCGGAACATTCATTGATGTTTCCATGCTTGAGGCCACCATTGCCACCATGGGGTGGGCGGTATCGAATTATCTGATCGGTGGGATCGAACCCACGGCCAATGGCAATGAAAACCTGACTTCCGCACCGTCCGGCACCTTTGAAACCGCAGATAACCCCTTGAATATTGCGGCCAACAAGGACGAACAATGGGAAGCCCTTGCCCGCCATCTTGGCCGCGAGGAACTGTTAACCCAGCCACAATATGCCACCCGCGAAGACCGCAAGGCAAACCGCGCGGCATTGAAGCTTGATCTGGAAAAATCGCTGCGCACCCGCCCCGCCCGGGACTGGGCGCGCGAGCTTAATGAAATTGGCGTGCCTGCCGGGGCGGTCTTTAGCGTGCCGGAAATTTTGGCCCATCCGCAAATTGCCGATCGCGGCATGCTGGCAACCTTTAGCGACACACCCGGTGTGGATCGCGACATCACCATCGTTCGGACCGGTTTTAAAATCGACGGTGAAGCCCCCGATGTGGCAACCCCGCCCCCCGGTCTGGGCCAGCATAATGATGAAATTTACCACTCGCTGGGCATCGA
- a CDS encoding response regulator transcription factor, whose protein sequence is MRILVVEDTEDVADAILSHFSRQGHVCEAAATLEDAAHFLRLEPYDLIILDINLPDGSGLDFLKKLRASKNGVPVLVLTARLQVDDKIDALDFGADDYLVKPFDLRELEARARAVTRRKHGANEAGVSVGNLHCNFADHSVRVDDAEIELTRREFILLEAFMSNLNRVLQKEELYSRLYGLTGEAGLNAVEVYVARLRRKLSDATLEIRTLRGLGYQAVPGGRADKA, encoded by the coding sequence TTGAGAATACTGGTCGTCGAGGATACCGAAGATGTGGCCGATGCCATCCTTTCGCATTTCTCGCGTCAGGGCCATGTCTGCGAGGCGGCGGCGACCCTTGAAGATGCCGCGCATTTCCTGCGTTTGGAGCCCTATGACCTGATCATTCTTGATATCAACCTGCCCGATGGATCGGGGCTGGATTTCCTGAAAAAGCTGCGGGCATCGAAAAACGGGGTGCCGGTCCTGGTGCTGACAGCGCGTTTGCAGGTTGATGATAAAATTGATGCGCTGGATTTCGGCGCAGATGATTATCTGGTCAAACCGTTTGACTTGCGCGAACTTGAAGCCAGGGCACGCGCCGTAACCCGGCGGAAACACGGGGCGAATGAAGCTGGCGTTTCGGTGGGCAACCTGCATTGCAATTTTGCCGACCATTCGGTGCGTGTCGATGATGCCGAAATCGAACTGACCCGGCGTGAATTTATTTTGCTGGAAGCCTTCATGTCGAATCTGAACCGGGTTTTACAGAAAGAAGAGCTTTATTCCCGCCTTTATGGCCTGACCGGCGAAGCAGGCCTGAATGCGGTTGAGGTTTATGTCGCGCGCCTGAGGCGCAAGCTTTCGGATGCCACCCTTGAAATACGCACCCTGCGCGGGTTGGGATATCAGGCGGTGCCGGGTGGCCGGGCAGATAAAGCGTGA
- a CDS encoding tripartite tricarboxylate transporter TctB family protein: MSDRALGVACLLLSAFYIFMATQIQTSFITDYLGPKFFPILIGSLLAIAAIFPIIKPDPDPDWPGIGRLVEIVFAVAVMVAYTYALPIAGFVLSTAITSGILSWRLGAKPLSAAIAGVSISVGIYVVFHLVLQLSLARGPWGF, encoded by the coding sequence ATGAGTGACAGAGCCCTGGGCGTCGCATGCCTGTTGCTATCTGCATTCTATATTTTCATGGCGACCCAGATTCAGACCAGCTTCATTACCGATTATCTGGGGCCTAAATTCTTCCCCATCCTGATTGGTAGCCTGCTGGCAATCGCCGCCATCTTCCCGATCATCAAGCCCGATCCCGACCCGGACTGGCCCGGTATCGGACGTCTGGTGGAAATCGTCTTCGCCGTTGCCGTCATGGTGGCCTACACCTATGCCCTGCCGATTGCCGGTTTCGTGCTTTCGACCGCCATCACATCGGGCATTCTAAGCTGGCGTCTGGGCGCAAAGCCCCTGTCGGCCGCCATTGCAGGTGTGTCCATTTCCGTGGGCATTTACGTGGTGTTCCACCTTGTTCTTCAACTCTCGCTGGCCCGCGGGCCCTGGGGGTTCTGA
- a CDS encoding sensor histidine kinase, which produces MRPYPALPTTNPRQSVAVRLGMAMAVILAVVLLGTIFAANKYGQDAADETFDRLLRGAALQIAERILVTDGHANVDLPVSAFELLSLARADRVFYRIIGPDGKTLTGYGDLPMPKDDKGHADQTYNTRYKGADVRAYLLRRQLAERFVSGDVKVIVAQTTTERVALARSITAQAVLTIAAAGIVLLLLVVVVMRIALRPLARVERTILERDVNDLSPIDIAAPAEVAVLLEAINRFMRRLDRRIEAMQNFVADAAHQIRTPITALRAQSQLALEEDDPEVLARLHQRLHERTVGLGRLADQLLSHALIAHRADMAVSQELDLRRIALEAEREIRAMSDEYIQVELPDEPVMIKGDPISLREAIKNLLNNALKHGKPPVILVVTPVSDRHACLLVRDCGQGIAPEISARIGERFASNGIGPDSAGLGLSIVSSVASSHGAVLVRHSTGDGFEIGLEFVVSAS; this is translated from the coding sequence ATGAGACCCTATCCCGCCCTTCCCACCACCAATCCACGCCAGTCGGTGGCTGTGCGCTTGGGCATGGCAATGGCGGTGATTTTAGCCGTTGTCCTGTTGGGAACGATTTTTGCGGCCAATAAATACGGGCAGGATGCAGCCGACGAAACCTTTGACCGGCTGTTGCGCGGGGCCGCTCTGCAGATCGCAGAACGTATTCTGGTTACCGATGGGCATGCCAATGTTGATTTGCCGGTTTCCGCCTTCGAGCTTTTGTCGCTGGCACGGGCGGATCGCGTTTTTTACCGCATCATCGGCCCGGATGGCAAAACCCTGACCGGTTATGGCGATTTGCCCATGCCCAAGGATGACAAGGGCCATGCCGACCAGACCTATAATACCCGTTACAAGGGGGCCGATGTGCGCGCCTATCTGTTGCGCCGGCAATTGGCGGAACGGTTTGTAAGTGGTGATGTGAAGGTGATTGTCGCGCAAACCACAACGGAACGTGTTGCCCTGGCGCGCAGCATTACCGCACAGGCGGTACTGACCATTGCCGCGGCGGGCATAGTGCTTTTGTTGCTGGTGGTGGTGGTGATGCGCATTGCGCTGCGCCCCCTGGCGCGGGTGGAACGCACCATTCTTGAACGCGATGTGAATGACCTTTCACCCATCGATATTGCCGCCCCGGCCGAGGTGGCCGTGCTGTTAGAGGCGATCAACCGTTTCATGCGGCGCCTGGACCGGCGGATTGAAGCAATGCAGAATTTTGTCGCCGATGCCGCCCACCAGATCAGAACGCCGATTACGGCCCTGCGCGCGCAATCGCAACTGGCACTGGAAGAAGACGACCCCGAAGTTCTGGCACGCCTGCATCAACGCTTGCATGAAAGGACCGTGGGGCTGGGCCGCCTGGCAGATCAATTGCTAAGCCATGCCCTGATTGCGCACCGTGCCGATATGGCCGTATCCCAGGAACTGGATTTACGCCGCATCGCCCTGGAGGCCGAGCGCGAAATACGCGCCATGTCGGATGAATATATTCAGGTCGAGTTGCCGGACGAACCCGTGATGATCAAGGGGGACCCGATCAGCCTGCGTGAAGCGATCAAGAATTTGCTGAACAACGCCCTGAAACACGGTAAACCGCCGGTAATTCTGGTGGTGACACCGGTAAGTGATCGTCATGCCTGCCTGTTGGTGCGTGATTGCGGGCAGGGCATCGCACCGGAAATATCGGCCCGCATAGGCGAACGTTTCGCCTCCAACGGGATTGGCCCGGATAGTGCCGGTTTGGGGCTGTCGATTGTGTCGTCGGTGGCATCGTCGCATGGGGCGGTTCTGGTTCGGCACAGCACAGGGGACGGGTTTGAAATTGGTCTTGAATTTGTGGTGAGCGCATCATGA
- a CDS encoding Bug family tripartite tricarboxylate transporter substrate binding protein, with protein sequence MRKIAALGAATVFAALSFASSAFAFEPEQPECIAPANAGGGWDFTCRQIGKTLYDLKTIGSPMQVVNLAGGGGGVAYAEVVSKRNDDNDLIVAASSATTTRLAQGAFPGSTMDQVRWVGTIGADYGVIAVSKDSPINTLPELFEKVKADPRGVAFAGGSAVGGWDHLKVLIAAKAAGISDARAVKYIAFEGGGEAVTQLLGGHVQAFTGDISEAKGFVDSGDLKILAVLSEDRLPGEEFNKFPTAKEQGIDAIGANWRGFYAPKGMSDEAYDYWVKAIKDTYASDEWKSVMANNGLMPLEKFGPDFEKFVADQISSTQDLSREIGLIK encoded by the coding sequence ATGAGAAAGATTGCCGCACTTGGTGCAGCAACTGTATTTGCTGCCCTGTCCTTTGCTTCTTCTGCCTTCGCATTCGAACCTGAACAGCCTGAATGCATTGCCCCGGCAAATGCTGGTGGTGGCTGGGACTTCACCTGCCGCCAGATCGGCAAGACCCTTTATGACCTTAAAACCATCGGCAGCCCGATGCAGGTTGTCAACCTGGCTGGCGGCGGCGGCGGTGTTGCCTATGCCGAAGTCGTTTCCAAGCGCAATGACGATAACGACCTGATCGTTGCAGCTTCGTCGGCGACCACCACCCGTCTGGCCCAGGGCGCATTCCCGGGTTCGACCATGGACCAGGTTCGCTGGGTTGGCACCATCGGTGCGGATTACGGCGTGATCGCGGTTTCCAAGGATTCGCCGATCAACACCCTGCCGGAACTGTTTGAAAAAGTTAAAGCAGACCCGCGCGGCGTTGCATTCGCCGGTGGTTCGGCTGTGGGTGGCTGGGACCACCTCAAGGTTCTGATCGCGGCCAAGGCTGCAGGCATTTCCGATGCCCGCGCTGTGAAATACATTGCGTTTGAAGGCGGCGGGGAAGCCGTAACCCAGCTTCTGGGTGGTCACGTGCAGGCATTCACCGGTGACATCTCCGAAGCCAAGGGCTTTGTTGATTCCGGCGACCTGAAGATCCTTGCCGTTCTTTCCGAAGATCGCCTGCCGGGCGAGGAATTCAACAAATTCCCGACCGCAAAAGAACAGGGCATTGATGCCATTGGTGCCAACTGGCGTGGGTTCTATGCCCCCAAAGGCATGAGCGACGAAGCCTATGACTACTGGGTCAAGGCCATTAAAGACACCTATGCCAGCGACGAATGGAAAAGCGTTATGGCCAATAATGGCCTGATGCCGCTCGAAAAATTCGGCCCCGACTTCGAAAAATTCGTGGCCGACCAGATCTCCTCTACCCAGGATCTCAGCCGCGAAATCGGTCTGATCAAGTAA